In one Mucilaginibacter ginsenosidivorax genomic region, the following are encoded:
- a CDS encoding 4'-phosphopantetheinyl transferase family protein, protein MAQVEVNIQLAETIYWQPETECNFEPENTVDVWRIYIPLYKDQTAHFLNLLQPDEIVRANRYVQEKDRIRFIISRAALREIVSRYINQPAKGIIFGSGPNKKPFIVGAALRYNVSHSANWVLIAISKTDVGVDTETIDASFKFESILEDYFSPAEISFINGNPKNFFLLWTRKEALTKATAQGLDENLKHIPSLDGMHITNTNILKTDKNWLVKSFKTDAENQGSIVCEKIIKKLCFFEIKLSKNV, encoded by the coding sequence ATGGCACAGGTAGAGGTGAACATTCAATTAGCCGAAACTATTTATTGGCAACCGGAAACTGAATGTAATTTTGAACCCGAAAACACGGTTGATGTTTGGCGCATTTATATTCCTTTGTATAAAGATCAAACTGCACACTTTTTAAATCTCCTGCAGCCCGATGAAATTGTACGGGCAAACCGTTACGTTCAGGAAAAAGACCGGATTCGGTTTATTATCAGCAGGGCGGCTTTGAGGGAGATTGTAAGCCGGTACATCAACCAACCGGCAAAGGGTATCATCTTCGGCAGCGGCCCAAATAAAAAGCCATTTATCGTGGGAGCAGCTTTGCGGTATAATGTATCCCACTCGGCAAATTGGGTATTGATAGCAATATCAAAAACTGATGTTGGTGTGGATACCGAAACCATAGATGCCTCGTTTAAATTCGAATCGATACTGGAAGACTATTTCAGCCCCGCCGAAATCAGTTTTATAAATGGCAACCCGAAAAATTTCTTTTTGTTGTGGACGAGAAAAGAAGCCCTTACCAAAGCCACCGCCCAGGGACTGGATGAAAACCTCAAACACATCCCAAGCCTCGACGGCATGCATATCACCAACACCAACATTTTAAAAACCGACAAAAACTGGCTGGTAAAAAGCTTCAAAACCGATGCTGAAAACCAGGGAAGCATCGTGTGCGAAAAAATTATTAAAAAGTTATGCTTTTTTGAAATAAAATTGTCAAAAAATGTATGA
- a CDS encoding non-ribosomal peptide synthetase — protein sequence MDTSFSYDTIPVEFDPFAGPELESVAPVTESQLEIWTSCLMGGDAANCAYNESFSLTLTGSLNHNAMLGALQDVANRHQALRSSFSADGKHICIYQSTTLNVDYQDLCGQSSAEQQRFISNLNKQFAVTPFNLVTGPLFKASLIKLAPNEHLLTLLAHHIICDGWSVGILMQDLSKFYSAYARGEQIQLPPAPLFSDYAAEQRAFEQTREFHETEQYWLNQFKGSSHYLNLPTDLPRPAIRTYKSHRDDFNLDMLLALQLKKLGKANGTSFVTTLLAAFEVFLQQITGHDEVILGLPAAGQSATGNFRLVGHCVNLLALRSHPDGGQSFKSYLKARNTVILDAYDHQLYTFGSLLKKLNIQRDASRIPLVPVMFNIDMGMDDDVAFHGLTHYLHSNPREYESFEIFVNISGRDESLVLEWSYNSQLFQSSTIRNMMDEFEFLLRQLVANPDVLIGNITLKNNAALIGQLNTWNQTYAPYDKNRPLHQVIAAQAATFNNSVAVKFGQTEVSYQDLNQKANCFAALLLAQGVKKGDKVAFAVDRSAQMVAVMLGIMKTGATYIPLDPQFPLGRINYMLADSEAVVLIVSEQYKGYYQSNARELILETEWKSLSQYPATDSGIEVNGDDIAYILYTSGSTGNPKGVQIAHSSLVNFLYSMQKEPGITAADKLLAVTTVSFDISGLELFLPLIAGAQVIIADSNSAKDGRVLLDIIRSEGITIMQATPYTWRIMLEAGWDNTTPIKVLCGGEALPKELADRILNAAAGLWNVYGPTETTIWSTIKQIKAGDELITVGRPIDNTSIYILDKFLNPLPPGTAGEIYIGGDGVAKGYLNQPELTVEKFVSDPFAANPGSKMYRTGDMGRFMADGEIECLGRIDSQIKIRGYRIEAGEIEHQLITQYNVKEAIVIARPDKNGIDKLAAYIVLKDGYQGEGDSTQIKGWRNELKGQLPEYMVPDDFIIVQAMPLTPNGKIDKKALANEHTKPAESINLFISPRTDVEKLVADIWSEFLEIRNIGIYDNFFELGGHSLIAVQVMTRIEKLTGKRLPLAALLENSTIEKLALMLEMDGKSIVWDSLVPIKPTGTKMPIYIVHGAGLNVLLFNALALNMDADQPVYGLQAKGLNGIDEPLDNIVDIAAHYNASIMAQNPTGPYALAGYSFGGIIAFEMARQFEAMGKQVKMLAMFDTFAYRSPFYDPLPTQYIKRGKFFMRKLAYNLSFKDGVAQTLAHHTTGLKRRLTKTVWKITKDEEQEGFFGYSNKIDEMNLLAERRYQLKPYDIKIELFRAEKHTFYMDDFEYLGWQQYALKGVSVHKIPGEHNTIFKAPNDKVFANSLQKCLDEAAKK from the coding sequence TTGGATACATCTTTTTCATACGATACAATCCCCGTAGAATTTGATCCCTTTGCAGGGCCGGAATTAGAGTCGGTTGCTCCTGTTACAGAATCGCAGCTGGAGATCTGGACGTCGTGCCTCATGGGCGGCGATGCTGCTAATTGCGCCTACAACGAATCGTTTTCGCTTACCTTGACCGGCTCATTAAATCACAACGCCATGCTTGGCGCGTTACAGGATGTTGCTAACCGGCACCAGGCCTTGCGGTCATCTTTTAGCGCCGATGGAAAACATATCTGTATTTACCAAAGCACTACGTTAAATGTTGATTACCAGGACTTATGCGGCCAGTCATCTGCCGAACAGCAGCGTTTTATCAGCAATTTAAACAAACAGTTTGCTGTAACACCCTTTAATTTGGTTACCGGCCCGCTTTTTAAAGCAAGCCTGATCAAATTAGCCCCAAATGAGCATTTGTTAACACTCCTTGCCCACCATATTATTTGTGATGGCTGGTCGGTAGGTATTTTGATGCAGGATTTAAGTAAATTTTATTCGGCCTATGCCAGGGGCGAACAAATTCAACTGCCTCCTGCCCCGCTTTTTTCTGATTATGCTGCCGAACAACGGGCATTTGAACAAACCCGGGAATTTCACGAAACCGAGCAATACTGGCTTAACCAGTTTAAAGGAAGTAGTCATTACTTAAACCTGCCCACCGATTTGCCGCGCCCGGCTATACGTACGTATAAAAGCCATAGGGATGATTTTAATTTAGATATGTTGCTGGCATTGCAACTAAAAAAACTGGGCAAAGCAAACGGCACCAGTTTTGTAACTACCCTGCTGGCCGCCTTCGAGGTGTTTTTACAACAAATAACCGGTCATGACGAGGTTATCCTGGGTTTACCTGCTGCGGGGCAATCCGCAACGGGCAATTTCAGGCTGGTAGGGCATTGTGTAAACCTGCTTGCGTTACGAAGCCATCCCGATGGCGGGCAATCATTTAAAAGTTATTTAAAAGCCAGGAACACAGTCATACTGGATGCTTACGACCACCAGTTGTATACCTTTGGCAGCCTGCTCAAAAAGTTAAATATTCAGCGTGATGCCTCCCGCATACCATTGGTGCCTGTAATGTTTAACATTGACATGGGTATGGATGATGATGTGGCGTTTCACGGACTAACACACTACCTGCACAGCAATCCACGTGAGTATGAAAGTTTCGAAATATTTGTAAATATCTCGGGCCGCGACGAATCGCTGGTACTGGAGTGGTCATACAACAGCCAATTGTTTCAATCATCAACCATCCGCAATATGATGGATGAGTTTGAATTTCTGCTCAGGCAACTGGTAGCAAATCCTGATGTGTTGATTGGTAACATCACCTTAAAAAATAACGCTGCACTTATTGGCCAGCTAAACACCTGGAACCAAACCTACGCGCCTTATGATAAAAACAGACCCTTACACCAGGTAATTGCCGCGCAGGCAGCCACATTTAATAACAGCGTAGCCGTAAAATTTGGCCAAACCGAAGTAAGCTACCAGGACTTAAACCAAAAGGCAAATTGTTTTGCTGCCTTGCTGCTTGCACAGGGCGTTAAAAAAGGAGATAAAGTTGCCTTTGCTGTTGATCGCTCGGCCCAAATGGTGGCGGTAATGTTGGGCATTATGAAAACCGGGGCAACCTATATCCCGCTTGACCCGCAATTCCCTTTAGGGCGTATTAATTACATGCTGGCCGATTCGGAAGCGGTTGTGCTGATAGTGTCTGAACAATATAAGGGTTATTATCAATCCAACGCCAGGGAGTTGATTTTGGAAACTGAATGGAAAAGCCTTAGCCAATACCCGGCAACCGACTCTGGTATTGAAGTGAATGGTGATGATATTGCCTATATCCTGTATACATCCGGCTCCACCGGAAACCCCAAGGGTGTACAAATAGCGCACAGCAGCCTGGTAAACTTTTTATACAGCATGCAAAAAGAGCCGGGAATAACAGCTGCCGATAAATTACTTGCTGTAACCACCGTTAGCTTTGATATATCGGGACTGGAATTGTTTTTGCCACTTATTGCCGGCGCCCAGGTAATTATTGCCGATAGCAATTCGGCTAAAGACGGGCGGGTATTGCTTGACATCATCAGGAGCGAGGGTATAACCATAATGCAGGCCACACCTTACACCTGGCGCATTATGCTGGAGGCCGGGTGGGATAACACTACTCCCATAAAGGTACTGTGCGGCGGGGAAGCGCTGCCCAAAGAATTAGCCGACAGGATATTAAATGCCGCCGCGGGCCTATGGAATGTTTACGGACCTACAGAAACCACCATATGGTCGACCATTAAGCAAATAAAAGCAGGTGATGAATTGATTACCGTAGGCCGGCCGATTGATAACACATCCATCTACATTTTAGATAAATTCCTGAACCCCTTGCCGCCGGGCACCGCCGGCGAGATTTACATCGGCGGCGATGGCGTAGCCAAAGGTTACCTGAATCAACCCGAACTTACTGTCGAAAAGTTTGTAAGCGATCCTTTTGCTGCCAACCCTGGTAGCAAAATGTACCGCACAGGCGACATGGGCCGGTTTATGGCCGACGGAGAAATTGAATGCCTTGGCCGGATCGACTCGCAAATCAAGATCCGCGGGTACCGCATCGAGGCCGGCGAGATAGAACACCAGCTGATTACTCAATACAATGTTAAAGAAGCCATAGTTATAGCCCGGCCGGATAAAAACGGTATTGACAAGCTTGCTGCTTATATCGTGTTAAAAGACGGCTACCAGGGCGAGGGCGACAGTACACAAATAAAAGGATGGCGCAATGAGCTCAAAGGCCAGCTTCCTGAATATATGGTTCCTGATGATTTTATCATTGTGCAGGCTATGCCGTTAACGCCGAATGGCAAGATAGATAAAAAAGCGCTGGCCAATGAGCATACCAAACCGGCCGAAAGCATAAACCTGTTTATTTCGCCACGTACCGATGTAGAAAAATTAGTTGCCGATATCTGGTCGGAATTTTTAGAAATCAGGAACATTGGCATTTACGATAATTTTTTTGAGCTTGGCGGCCATTCGCTTATAGCCGTACAGGTAATGACCCGGATTGAAAAACTGACCGGTAAACGCCTGCCGCTTGCTGCCCTGCTTGAAAACTCGACAATCGAAAAACTGGCTTTAATGCTGGAAATGGATGGCAAATCTATTGTTTGGGATTCGTTGGTGCCTATAAAACCAACAGGTACCAAAATGCCAATTTACATTGTACACGGCGCCGGCTTAAATGTGCTGTTGTTTAACGCTCTTGCCCTGAATATGGATGCCGACCAGCCGGTTTACGGCCTGCAGGCAAAAGGCCTTAATGGTATAGACGAACCGCTGGACAATATTGTTGACATAGCTGCACATTATAACGCCTCTATCATGGCTCAAAACCCAACCGGGCCGTATGCGCTGGCAGGTTATTCTTTTGGTGGCATCATCGCCTTTGAAATGGCCAGGCAGTTTGAAGCAATGGGCAAACAGGTAAAAATGCTGGCTATGTTTGATACTTTTGCATACAGATCGCCCTTCTACGATCCACTCCCAACCCAGTACATCAAACGGGGGAAATTTTTTATGCGGAAGCTGGCCTATAATTTATCATTTAAAGATGGCGTGGCCCAAACCCTGGCGCACCATACTACCGGGCTGAAACGCCGCCTTACCAAAACAGTATGGAAAATCACTAAAGATGAAGAGCAGGAAGGCTTTTTTGGTTACTCCAACAAAATAGATGAAATGAACCTTCTTGCCGAAAGGAGATATCAGCTTAAACCTTATGATATCAAGATAGAACTTTTCCGTGCCGAAAAACATACGTTTTACATGGATGATTTTGAATATCTTGGATGGCAACAATATGCGTTAAAAGGGGTAAGTGTACATAAAATACCTGGTGAGCATAATACTATTTTTAAAGCGCCTAACGACAAGGTATTTGCCAATAGCCTGCAAAAATGCCTTGATGAGGCCGCAAAAAAATAA